The sequence AAGTTCATTCTACCCCAAGCAGAGCATCAGTCAGAAACTTATGAAAATCGTAGAGGAGTTAAGAGAAGTTGCTCAAAAGCTTCCAAACAAAACTTAACCTAAACAACCAACAACGTAGCCTAGCAGCCAAACACGCAGGCGTAGCTAGACACGCTTGGAATTGGGGATTAGAAATTTGTTTGAAAGCTTTGTCGGCAAACAAAAAGCTACCAACCGCTATCGATC comes from Aerosakkonema funiforme FACHB-1375 and encodes:
- a CDS encoding helix-turn-helix domain-containing protein, translated to MLKSFQTKLNLNNQQRSLAAKHAGVARHAWNWGLEICLKALSANKKLPTAID